The genomic DNA AGTCGTGGCTTAACCCCGGACCAGCAGTCCGTTTACGATGCCATCAAACACTTTTTTTATCCGGGAATCCGCTTCCTTCTTGAAGTAATGCCTACACAAAAAACGACCGTCTGAAAGATAGACGATCGTTTTTTTGCATATCGTTTGATTTGTTCCGCTTAAGAAGACACGACTTCCTCGCCCGTCAAATCGATGTGTCCTTCGCCCCAGGCGCACATTGCGTCCAAGATCGGGCGCAACGACCAACCGTATTCGGATAAGGAATAGATGACTTTCGGTGGCACCTGTTCGTAGACGGTCCGGATGATGACACCGTCCTGTTCGAGCTCGCGCAGTTGTTGCGTCAACATTTTTTGCGTGATGTTCGGCATCAGCTTCTTCAACTCACTTGTCCGGCGTTCGCCTTTGATGAGATGACACATGATGACGACTTTCCATTTGCCTCCGATGACTTGCAGCGTTGCTTCGACCGGAATATTGTAGGTCATGCTGATTCTTCCTTTCGTTACGAAGTACGGCGGGACAGGTACTTTTTAGTGCCTATCGCACTTGAAAGTGCGTACTTCTCAAGTAGATTTGATGGGTTTATGATAACAACTGTCAACGGAAAGTACAAGTCGCCTTCATCCATTACTTCAATCTGTGAGGGTAGGGTACTTTTTAGTGCCTATCGCACTTAAAAGTACGTACTTCCATAAAAAGCAACGCCGCTCTATGATGGGATCACGCAGAAGTGTTCCTGTTTGAAAAACGATTCGGGCCCGGTCGTTTAGAGCATGGTTGCGCTGTCTCACTTTATCTCATTTATTCAGGAGGAATTATCATGAATCAATTAAACCCGCGTGCTGAACAGGAACAGGTCCCGCAAAACGGTCGCTTCGCCCTGCTCGCACTTGCCATCAGCGCCTTTGGTATCGGAACAACGGAATTTGTCCCGGTCGGCTTACTCGCAGCCATCGCCGGCGACTTAAACATCGGCATCACTCTGGCCGGACTGATCATTTCCGGTTACGCAATCGGCGTCGCCGTCGGTGCACCGATCTTGACTGCCCTAACGAACCGGATGAACCGAAAAACATTACTGATGGCGTTGATGGTCGTCTTTATCGCCGGTAATCTCGTATCGGCCGTCGCGCCCAGTTTCGAACTGTTGATCGTCGCCCGGTTCATCACCGCGTTCTCACACGGTGTCTTCTTCTCAATTGGCGCAACGATTGCCGTTCAGCTCGTACCGGAACATAAAAAAGCCAGTGCCATCGCCTTGATGTTCACCGGACTGACGGTCGCGACCGTAACCGGCGTCCCACTCGGCACATTCATCGGTCAATCATTCGGTTGGCGTGCGACGTTCTTTGCTGTTGCCGCACTCGGCGTCATCGCCATCATCGCGAGCTTTTTCCTGATTCCAAAAGACTTGAAACAATCACCACCGGCGAAGTTTTCCGACATGTTCAAACTGTTGACGAACGGTCGTTTAATGCTCGGTTTCCTGATCACCGCCCTCGGGTATGGTGGAACGTTCGTCGCCTTCACGTATCTGACACCAATCATGCAGGACGTAACCCACATCAGTCCAAGCCTGATCAGTATCATCCTGCTCGTATACGGAATTGCGGTCGCCATCGGCAACACCGTCGGCGGAAAACTTGCCAACGGAAATCCGATCAAAGCGTTGTTCTAT from Exiguobacterium sibiricum 7-3 includes the following:
- a CDS encoding winged helix-turn-helix transcriptional regulator, with translation MTYNIPVEATLQVIGGKWKVVIMCHLIKGERRTSELKKLMPNITQKMLTQQLRELEQDGVIIRTVYEQVPPKVIYSLSEYGWSLRPILDAMCAWGEGHIDLTGEEVVSS
- a CDS encoding MFS transporter; amino-acid sequence: MNQLNPRAEQEQVPQNGRFALLALAISAFGIGTTEFVPVGLLAAIAGDLNIGITLAGLIISGYAIGVAVGAPILTALTNRMNRKTLLMALMVVFIAGNLVSAVAPSFELLIVARFITAFSHGVFFSIGATIAVQLVPEHKKASAIALMFTGLTVATVTGVPLGTFIGQSFGWRATFFAVAALGVIAIIASFFLIPKDLKQSPPAKFSDMFKLLTNGRLMLGFLITALGYGGTFVAFTYLTPIMQDVTHISPSLISIILLVYGIAVAIGNTVGGKLANGNPIKALFYMFILHAIVMIALSFMIPFKVAGIIGIILMGLLAFMNVPGLQLYIVQLAEKYVPAAVDVASALNISAFNIGIALGATIGGLVADTIGLVHTPWVGGIMVILAVILTGISRRLERL